From one Comamonas piscis genomic stretch:
- a CDS encoding ATP-binding protein, protein MATEAVAAAPRNGRGKLARLLPDTLFGRLVLVLAVGMLATQFLTSSIWLDLRHTQTLETPTRVAAERMADALQVLANNGQDPQALAYLASPGLQARVLDQVQARYPVEDAELHQEAEELVNRVLHARLPQAGTAQLQRLRLVDAQGHAVPQSSYFGLSPFTVDYGLQIELAPGRWLVLDTQLSPGWHAQSGWEVLADVLLRVYLFRILVVVLLVLLAVRWVVTPLLRMGQAAQALERDVVAAPRMPEDGPREVRQAAHALNRMQQRIVANLQERTQFLAAVSHDLRTPITRMRLRLELLDSRDLDSGKLKLRGDLACMESLIDSTLAFIKAREHQGPLQQIDMDALARSICLDRQELGQPVEIRGHIRAPVMGQPLNLRRALDNLIDNALRYAGSACVVLDEDATHAYMGVEDSGPGIPDTHLERMRQPFERGEGSRNQDTGGHGLGLSIVDAIAQAHEGELLLRNRAPRGLSAGLRIRKTRGTPL, encoded by the coding sequence ATGGCGACTGAGGCCGTGGCTGCGGCACCCCGCAACGGGCGCGGCAAGCTCGCCCGCCTGTTGCCCGATACCCTGTTTGGCCGCCTGGTGCTGGTGCTGGCCGTTGGCATGCTGGCCACGCAGTTCCTCACCAGCAGCATCTGGCTGGACCTGCGCCATACCCAAACCTTGGAGACCCCCACCCGCGTGGCGGCCGAGCGCATGGCCGATGCGTTGCAGGTGCTGGCCAACAACGGCCAGGACCCGCAGGCACTGGCCTACTTGGCGAGCCCCGGTCTGCAAGCCCGGGTGCTGGACCAAGTGCAAGCCCGCTATCCGGTCGAAGATGCCGAGCTGCACCAAGAGGCCGAAGAACTGGTCAACCGTGTGCTGCATGCACGGCTGCCGCAGGCGGGCACCGCCCAGTTGCAGCGCTTGCGGTTGGTGGATGCGCAGGGCCACGCGGTGCCGCAGTCGAGCTACTTTGGGCTCAGCCCCTTCACGGTGGACTATGGCTTGCAAATCGAACTGGCCCCCGGCCGCTGGCTGGTGCTGGACACGCAGCTAAGCCCGGGCTGGCATGCGCAAAGCGGCTGGGAAGTGCTGGCCGATGTGCTGCTGCGCGTCTACCTGTTCCGCATCTTGGTGGTGGTGTTGCTGGTGCTGCTGGCGGTGCGCTGGGTGGTGACCCCGTTGCTGCGCATGGGCCAGGCCGCGCAAGCATTGGAGCGCGATGTGGTCGCGGCGCCGCGCATGCCCGAGGACGGCCCGCGTGAAGTGCGCCAAGCGGCCCATGCGCTGAATCGCATGCAGCAGCGCATTGTCGCCAATCTGCAGGAGCGCACGCAGTTTCTGGCCGCCGTATCGCACGACCTGCGCACGCCCATCACCCGCATGCGGCTGCGTCTGGAGTTATTGGATAGCCGCGATCTGGACAGCGGCAAGCTCAAGCTGCGCGGCGATCTGGCCTGTATGGAGAGCCTCATCGACAGCACCCTGGCCTTTATCAAGGCGCGCGAGCACCAAGGCCCGCTGCAGCAGATTGACATGGATGCGCTGGCCCGCAGCATCTGCCTGGACCGGCAAGAGCTGGGCCAGCCGGTGGAGATACGTGGCCATATCCGTGCGCCCGTGATGGGGCAGCCCCTGAACCTGCGCCGCGCGCTGGACAACCTGATCGACAACGCACTGCGCTATGCCGGCAGCGCCTGCGTGGTGCTGGATGAAGATGCGACCCATGCCTACATGGGCGTGGAAGACAGTGGCCCCGGCATCCCTGACACCCATCTGGAGCGCATGCGCCAGCCTTTTGAGCGTGGTGAAGGATCGCGCAACCAGGACACCGGAGGGCATGGCCTGGGCCTGAGCATTGTGGATGCGATTGCCCAAGCCCACGAGGGCGAGCTGCTGCTGCGCAACCGCGCGCCACGGGGGCTGTCAGCCGGCCTGCGCATCCGCAAAACCCGTGGCACGCCCCTTTAA
- a CDS encoding response regulator, whose amino-acid sequence MENLPLILVVEDDADMRELIVSYLAKSRLHSQCAGDGEQMAAALAERLPDLILLDIMLPGADGMVLCQQLRANPATAQIPIIMLTARDSVLNRVVGLELGADDYLNKPFEPMELLARIRAVLRRVRPHAASSIAAPEPPAPMLLRFGRFTLDLSQRHLLSPSNVLISLASSDYRILEHLLRHPHQAVSRDQLMDLAFGRERAASDRAVDVCISRLRGHIELDSRKPQIIRTVRHEGYMLVPPPAHGD is encoded by the coding sequence ATGGAAAACCTGCCCCTGATCCTGGTGGTCGAAGACGACGCCGACATGCGAGAGCTCATCGTGAGCTACCTGGCCAAGTCGCGCCTGCACAGCCAGTGCGCGGGCGATGGTGAGCAGATGGCGGCCGCGCTGGCCGAGCGCCTGCCCGATCTGATCCTGCTCGACATCATGCTGCCCGGCGCCGATGGCATGGTGCTGTGCCAGCAGCTGCGCGCCAACCCGGCCACGGCGCAGATCCCCATCATCATGCTGACGGCGCGCGACAGCGTGCTCAACCGCGTGGTGGGCCTGGAGCTGGGTGCGGATGATTACCTGAACAAGCCTTTTGAGCCGATGGAGCTGCTGGCCCGCATCCGCGCGGTGCTGCGCCGCGTGCGGCCCCATGCCGCCTCCTCAATAGCAGCGCCCGAGCCGCCAGCACCAATGCTGCTGCGCTTTGGCCGCTTTACGCTGGACCTGAGCCAGCGCCACCTGCTCTCCCCCAGCAACGTACTGATCAGCCTGGCCAGCTCGGACTACCGCATTCTGGAACACCTGCTGCGCCACCCGCACCAGGCGGTGAGCCGCGACCAGCTGATGGACCTGGCCTTTGGCCGGGAGCGTGCGGCATCGGACCGGGCGGTTGATGTCTGCATCAGCCGCCTGCGCGGCCATATCGAACTGGACAGCCGCAAGCCGCAGATCATCCGCACTGTGCGGCATGAGGGCTATATGCTGGTGCCGCCGCCTGCGCATGGCGACTGA
- a CDS encoding TonB-dependent siderophore receptor: MLVNQKRAGVAGVPVWLRLSPVVCATLAVCSPAAWAQTAPADAVAAKRTAETTQLEEVVVSAESTNASEATRSYENPAVSSATGLLLTRRETPQSVSVVTRQQMDDENVQTLDDALLNATGISATQLDVGGRTSYRARGFEITNFRVDGALSNGSTGFSGQGLALNMDLYDRVEILRGANGLLGATGDPAGVVDMVRKEPRKTRFGSVGVTLGSHGGRHLTADLNQPLNADGSVRSRFVFSGDDSNTFRDREKDKSLGLLASFAADITRDTKASLGLQYERRRIDGATWGTNVPIWYADGTETNFKRSLNSSADWSYSERESKTIFGALEHRFDNNWTTKLSGAWTRGDVDSHLAVAKANRGTVSAGYWAQDGSGAYLNTYLSEAQSTTKNLQWTLNGPFEALGRRHQFMMGANYNDNESTAYGLDCFNSAGKSVACMNRISNGFAIGDWREFIRSGEGIGEVTTARNGKDTVTRIKTYGTYAATRLSITDPLSVIVGARLSWQRNFSNGVVTSDFSHQVTPYLGAVYDLSRNYSLYASYTDVFEAQSQRRVDGTYLDPKSGTAMEVGVKGEWLDGQFDGSVAVFRNKQKDVATIARDAGGDPLYVTGDEGVTAYVNGPSGVTTKGFEVDFSGRITPSWNVYGGYTFLSVNNPNSTGAEDDPKHLLRLNTSYRLPGSWNKLTLGTGLTAQSKMHQVATGTSHPTEGANVNIDLKAYTLFHAMARYEINKDLVATLNISNLFDKTYYRQYGFYSGAIYGEPRTVRLNLKANF, from the coding sequence ATGTTGGTGAATCAAAAGCGCGCAGGGGTGGCAGGGGTGCCGGTTTGGCTGCGGTTGAGCCCGGTGGTGTGTGCCACCCTGGCAGTCTGTTCCCCGGCGGCATGGGCACAAACCGCGCCAGCGGATGCAGTCGCTGCCAAGCGCACGGCAGAGACCACCCAGCTTGAAGAAGTCGTGGTCAGCGCCGAATCCACCAATGCCAGCGAGGCCACGCGCTCGTACGAAAACCCGGCAGTCTCCAGCGCCACCGGCCTGCTGCTGACCCGCCGCGAAACCCCGCAGTCGGTCAGCGTGGTTACCCGCCAGCAGATGGACGACGAGAACGTGCAGACCCTGGACGATGCCCTGCTCAACGCCACCGGCATCTCGGCCACCCAGCTCGACGTGGGCGGCCGCACCAGCTACCGCGCGCGGGGCTTCGAGATCACCAACTTCCGCGTGGATGGTGCGCTGTCCAACGGCTCGACGGGCTTCTCTGGCCAAGGCTTGGCGCTCAATATGGATCTGTATGACCGGGTCGAGATCCTGCGCGGTGCCAATGGCCTGCTGGGCGCTACCGGCGACCCGGCCGGTGTGGTGGACATGGTCCGCAAGGAGCCGCGCAAGACCCGTTTTGGCAGCGTGGGCGTGACCCTGGGCAGCCATGGCGGCCGCCACCTGACTGCCGATTTGAACCAGCCGCTCAATGCCGATGGCAGCGTGCGCTCGCGCTTCGTGTTTAGCGGCGATGATTCCAACACCTTCCGTGATCGCGAGAAGGACAAGTCCCTGGGCCTGCTGGCCAGCTTTGCCGCCGACATCACCCGCGACACCAAGGCCAGCCTGGGCCTGCAGTATGAGCGCCGCCGCATCGATGGCGCGACCTGGGGCACCAATGTGCCGATCTGGTACGCCGATGGCACGGAGACCAACTTCAAGCGCAGCTTGAACTCCTCGGCCGACTGGAGTTACAGCGAGCGCGAGAGCAAGACCATTTTTGGTGCGCTGGAACACCGCTTTGACAACAACTGGACGACCAAGCTCTCGGGCGCTTGGACACGCGGCGATGTGGACAGCCACCTGGCAGTGGCCAAGGCCAACCGGGGTACGGTCTCTGCCGGCTACTGGGCGCAGGACGGCAGCGGTGCCTACCTGAACACCTATTTGTCCGAAGCGCAAAGCACCACCAAGAACCTGCAGTGGACCTTGAACGGCCCCTTCGAGGCGCTGGGCCGCCGCCACCAGTTCATGATGGGCGCGAACTACAACGACAACGAATCGACCGCCTATGGCCTGGACTGCTTCAACAGCGCAGGCAAGTCGGTCGCTTGCATGAACCGCATCAGCAACGGCTTTGCGATTGGCGACTGGCGCGAGTTCATCCGGTCGGGCGAGGGCATTGGCGAAGTGACCACCGCCCGCAATGGCAAGGACACTGTCACCCGCATCAAGACCTATGGCACCTATGCGGCCACGCGTTTGAGCATCACCGATCCGCTGTCGGTGATTGTCGGTGCGCGTCTGAGCTGGCAGCGCAATTTCTCCAACGGTGTTGTTACCTCGGACTTCAGCCACCAGGTCACGCCTTACCTGGGCGCTGTGTATGACCTGAGCCGCAACTACTCGCTCTATGCCAGCTACACCGATGTGTTTGAAGCCCAGTCTCAGCGCCGGGTGGATGGCACCTACCTCGACCCCAAGTCCGGCACCGCGATGGAAGTGGGCGTCAAGGGCGAGTGGCTCGATGGCCAGTTCGATGGCTCGGTCGCCGTCTTCCGCAACAAGCAAAAGGATGTCGCCACCATTGCGCGCGATGCCGGTGGCGACCCGCTCTACGTGACCGGCGACGAGGGCGTGACCGCCTATGTCAATGGCCCATCGGGCGTGACAACCAAAGGCTTTGAAGTGGACTTCTCCGGCCGCATCACGCCGAGCTGGAACGTCTATGGTGGCTACACCTTCCTGTCGGTGAACAACCCCAACTCCACCGGTGCAGAAGATGACCCCAAGCACCTGCTGCGCCTGAACACCAGCTACCGCCTGCCCGGCAGCTGGAACAAGCTGACCCTGGGCACCGGCCTGACCGCGCAAAGCAAGATGCACCAGGTCGCCACCGGCACCAGCCACCCGACCGAAGGCGCCAATGTCAATATCGACCTGAAGGCCTACACCCTGTTCCATGCGATGGCGCGCTATGAGATCAACAAGGACCTGGTCGCCACCTTGAACATCTCCAACCTGTTCGACAAGACCTACTACCGCCAGTACGGCTTCTACTCGGGCGCCATCTACGGCGAGCCGCGTACCGTGCGTTTGAACCTGAAGGCGAACTTCTAA
- a CDS encoding DUF3224 domain-containing protein, with protein MDHIATGRFDIKLQPEGLSPVAEATGLGRLSLDKQFSGDLQATSQGEMLSFRSSTPGSAGYVAMERVHGRLHGRSGSFVLQHSASMAQGQSTQSITVVPDSATEALQGLRGSMQITIDNGEHSYRFVYQLPEA; from the coding sequence ATGGACCACATCGCCACAGGACGCTTTGATATCAAGCTGCAACCCGAAGGCCTCAGCCCGGTTGCCGAAGCCACGGGCTTGGGCCGACTCTCGCTGGACAAGCAATTCAGCGGTGATCTTCAGGCGACGAGCCAAGGCGAGATGCTGTCGTTCCGCAGCAGCACACCCGGATCTGCCGGCTATGTGGCGATGGAGCGGGTCCACGGTAGACTGCATGGCCGCAGCGGCAGCTTTGTGCTGCAGCACAGCGCCAGCATGGCGCAGGGCCAGTCCACGCAAAGCATCACGGTCGTGCCTGATTCCGCCACCGAGGCGCTGCAGGGCCTGCGCGGCAGCATGCAGATCACGATCGACAACGGCGAGCATTCCTACCGTTTTGTGTACCAGCTGCCTGAAGCCTGA
- a CDS encoding sigma-70 family RNA polymerase sigma factor — translation MHSIAADITQQWRSPMLRVAQLHLPSREEAEDAVQDTLTALLLLEPDSFDPAQAKSYLFGILRNKISDRLRQKYRAPLSYDEAFNDDLDQVLFDKRGHWVDGVAPASWVNPQQQLQNDQFFSIVDLCVHKLPAKPARVFSMKEFLECEADEICSTLGITKADYWQCMSRARKQLQLCLHQNWFDQERAT, via the coding sequence ATGCACAGCATTGCAGCAGACATCACCCAACAGTGGCGCAGCCCCATGCTGCGCGTTGCCCAGCTGCACCTGCCCTCGCGGGAAGAGGCTGAAGATGCGGTGCAAGATACGCTGACCGCCTTGCTGCTGCTGGAGCCTGACAGCTTTGACCCGGCCCAGGCCAAGAGCTACCTGTTTGGCATTTTGCGCAACAAGATCAGCGACCGCCTGCGCCAGAAATACCGGGCACCGCTGAGCTATGACGAAGCCTTTAACGACGACCTCGACCAGGTTCTGTTCGACAAGCGGGGCCACTGGGTCGACGGCGTGGCGCCTGCTAGCTGGGTCAACCCGCAGCAACAACTGCAGAACGACCAGTTTTTCAGCATCGTCGACCTGTGCGTACACAAGCTGCCCGCCAAGCCTGCCCGGGTGTTCTCGATGAAGGAGTTTCTGGAATGCGAGGCGGACGAGATTTGCAGCACCTTGGGCATCACCAAGGCCGATTACTGGCAGTGCATGAGCCGCGCGCGCAAGCAGCTGCAACTGTGCCTGCACCAAAACTGGTTTGACCAAGAAAGGGCGACATGA
- a CDS encoding DoxX family protein has product MNSLSAKAREKCDGLGLLLLRLWVGQEFALAGFRKLSSGWEAPAWFAGLDFPIPVSWLPASLNWGVAGVAELVLGVALIMGLASRIAALGLIFITYVAVYSVHFDLGWAGWNQIDSDDGLGFKVPLMLGIMLVAIASQGPGRWSLDRCHKS; this is encoded by the coding sequence TTGAATTCATTGAGCGCGAAAGCACGCGAGAAGTGTGATGGCCTGGGCCTGCTGCTGCTGCGCCTGTGGGTGGGGCAGGAGTTTGCGCTGGCGGGCTTTCGTAAACTGTCATCCGGTTGGGAGGCCCCAGCCTGGTTTGCGGGCCTGGACTTTCCCATCCCCGTCAGCTGGCTGCCCGCCAGCCTCAACTGGGGTGTGGCAGGCGTTGCCGAGCTGGTGTTAGGCGTGGCGCTGATCATGGGTCTGGCATCGCGCATCGCGGCGCTGGGCTTGATCTTCATCACCTATGTGGCCGTGTACAGCGTGCACTTCGACCTGGGCTGGGCCGGCTGGAACCAGATCGACAGCGATGATGGCCTGGGCTTCAAGGTACCCTTGATGCTGGGCATCATGCTGGTAGCGATTGCCAGCCAAGGGCCGGGCCGCTGGTCGCTGGACCGTTGTCACAAGTCATAA
- a CDS encoding putative DNA-binding domain-containing protein has protein sequence MSTDFYNYVRGVSDEVPLGYSDNGMRAYRHLVFLGASQLVEASFPELRERLGEASWRELIAAFVRDSRWSSAYYGDMKDAFLEFIERESTREV, from the coding sequence ATGTCTACGGACTTCTACAACTATGTGAGAGGCGTGTCCGACGAAGTACCCCTGGGTTACAGCGACAACGGCATGCGTGCCTATCGCCACCTGGTTTTTTTGGGCGCCAGCCAATTGGTAGAGGCAAGTTTCCCCGAACTGCGCGAGCGATTGGGCGAAGCGTCATGGCGCGAATTGATCGCCGCCTTTGTACGCGATTCGCGCTGGAGCTCCGCCTACTATGGAGATATGAAAGATGCATTCCTTGAATTCATTGAGCGCGAAAGCACGCGAGAAGTGTGA